The Corynebacterium halotolerans YIM 70093 = DSM 44683 region AGCGGCCTTCCGTTCCGCCCTGCCACGCCGCCCACAGCTTCGAGTACACGCCGGATCCGGCGCTCAGCTGCTCGTGGGTGCCGGCCTCGATGATCCGGCCGTGGTCCATCACCACCACCCGGTCGGCGGCCGCCGCCTGGCTCAGCCGGTGGGCGACGATGAGTGCTCCCCGGCCCGCGAGCACGGCGGCCGCCGCGGCGTCGAGACGCTCCGCACCACCGGATCCGGATTCCGCGGTCGCCTCGTCGAGGATCACGAACCGCGGGTCGGCCAGCTGGAGGCGGGCCAGCGCCAGCATCTGCTCCTGCACGGGTGTCAGGCGGTGGCCGCCGTCGCCGATGACCGTGTCGCCGCCGTCGACGAGGCCCGCCACCCACCTGTCCGCGCCCACGGCGGCGAGGGCCGCGTGTGCCTCGGCGTCGGTTGCCTCCGGCCGGGCGAGGCGCACGTTGTCGAGGACGCTGCCCCGGAAGCAGTGCACCTCCTGGCTGACCATGGCGACGAACGACCGCAGGCACACCGGATCGACCTGCGGGGCGGGCACCCCACCGAGGCGGACGGTACCGCGGACCGGGGTGAGCAGTCCCGCGGCGATCAGGGCGACGGTGGACTTGCCCGCGCCGGTGGCGCCGACCACCGCGACGTGCTCGCCCGGGCGCACCGCCAGATCAACGTCCGCGACCACCGCACGGTCGCCGTCGTAGCTGTGGTGGACCCCGGACAAACTCAGCCCCTCCGCCGGGGCGGGAGTGAACCGCCCCGACGGCGCCGCGTGCCCGGCCGCGTCGATGACCCCGACCATGCGCACCAGGGACGCCCCGGCCGACTGCACCTGGTCGAACATGCCCACCAGAGTGCCGATCGGCCCGAACAGGCGGTGGAAGATCAGCGCCGCGGTGGAGACGGCGCCGACGGTGACCGCGCCCGCGTCCACGAGCAGGAAGCCGGCTCCGAGGAGGAGCACGAGCACGACGGCCTCGGCCCGGTTATTGCGGCTGAATGCCCAGGTGACGAACCGGAACACGGAGATCGAGAGGCCGCGCGCCCGCGCGGAGGCGCCGTCGATGCGCCGCAGCTCCGTCGCTTCGGCGCCGTAGGCGCGCAGGGTGCGCACGCCGCCGATCCCGCCGAGCAGCCGCTGGGTCCGCACGCCGAAGGCCTCCCGTTCCCGGCGGTACAACGGCCCGGACCGCGGCAGGTAGGCGCGCAGGGTGGACCAGTACAGGGGGATGGCCACCAGCCCGATCACGCCGAGCCGCCAGTCCACCGCCGTCATCCCCCCCGCGGAGACCACGACGGTGAACAGTGACTGCACCACCAGCGGCAGGACGGTCGTCGCCGCGGCCGAGACCTCGCGGGAATCGTCGGCGATGCGGGAGACGAGGTCACCGCGGCCGGTGCTCTCCACCGCCCGGGAATCCAGCGACAGCCCCGCGGAGAGCACGGCCTCGCGCAGCCGGGCGATCGCCGACTCGAGCGCCCGGCTCAGGAAAACCTGCCCCAGCCAGGTGCCCAGTCCGGAAACCACGCCTGCGGCGACGACGACGCCGGCCGCGCCCGCCACGACAGCGAAGGAGTCCTTCACGGACAAGGTGTCGACGAGCCGTCCGACCACCCACGGGCCCGCGAGCCCGGCGACGGCGGTCACCAGGCCGAGGACGACCACGGCCACCAGATAAGGCCACCCCGGCCGCAGATCCGCCGCCACCCGGCGCGCGGCGCGCCGGGCCGGGGCCTCCGGCAGGATTCCGCTCACGGTCGTCGTCCTTCCGCGCCTGCGCCGGCGAGTTCGATGACCGTGTCGGCGGCCGCGCGGAACGACGGGGAGTCGCTGATCACCAGTGTGGTGCGCCCGGCCCGCAGGCGGCGCACCCCGTGGGCGATGGCGTGGTCCGTGACGGAGTCGACTGCGCTGGTGGGATCGTCGAGCACCAGGAGGACCGGATCGGCGTGCAGCGCCCGGGCGAGCGCGATGCGTTGACGCTGCCCGCCGGAGAGGTTCGACCCCGCTTCGCGGATCCCCCCGTCCAGCCCAGCGGGGTCGGCGTCGACCACCTCGCGGGCCGCGGAGGCCTCGAGCACGGCCGGGTCGACCGGGGCGTTCCCGTCATGGGTCAGCGTGATGTTGGAGCGCAGGGTGCCCTCGAACAGGTCGGCGGAGTGCGGGGCGAGCACCACTCCCCCGGCCGGTCCGACGGCGAACTCCGCGGCCGGCCGGCCGTCGATGACCGCCCCCGGGGCGGTGCCGGCGATGGCCGCGAGCACGGCGTCGTGGGTCGCGGCGTCGGGCACGTCGAGCACGCAGAGGCCGCCGACGGGCAGGTCGACACGCGTACCCGTCCCCGGCGGCCCGAGGGTGACCGCGCCGCGCCGGATCCGGGCGGTACCGGCCCGGCGCGGGTCCGACCGGCCCAGAAACTCGGCGATGCGGGTGGCCGCCCCGTGGGCGACGGCGGTGAGGGCGATGGTGTTGCCGAGCAGCCGGATGGGTTCGGACAGGTACACGGCCACCCCGACGATGCCCACGAGCTGACCGGCGCCGAGGTCCCCGTCGATGACCCGCCAGCCGGCCAGGAGCAGCACGGCCCCCAGGGTCAGCGCGACGGCAAGCTCACCGATCCCGGCGACCTTGCCGGTGACCGATGCCGTGCCCACCGCCGCCCGGGCGGAGTCCTGCGAGGCCGCGCGGTAGTTCTCCCGAGCCCAGGCCTCGCCGCCCAGTCCCTTGAGCACGCGCAGCCCCGCCATGATGTCCCCGGCGCGGGCCCCGGCCTCGGCGGTGGCGGACTGCTGGTCACGGCTGCGCAGGGAGATGCCCCGGCCGAAGCGCGACATCACCACCGAGATCACCGGCGTCACCACCAGCACGAGCAGGCCGATGAGCCAGTCCGTGACCAGCAGGTAGACGGCTGCGCCGAGGAAGCCGGCCAGGGCGGACGCCCCCATCCCGAGCTGGTCGAAGACGGTGACGGTCTTGTCGGCGTCGGCCGTGGAGCGGGACATCACCTCGCCCGGCACCAGCTCCCCGGTAGCGGTGCCGGTCATCGCGTGGGTGGCGACCTCCACGCGCAGGTCGTGGGCCTCGTGGTGGGCGGCGCGGTTGAGGGCGCGGGAGCCGAAGCGATAGGCGAAGCTGAGCACGACGAACAGCGCGGACATCCCGAGCAGGCCGATGAGCAGGGCGCGGGCGTCGCGCGGGCCGATGGCGTGGTCGACGATCAGCCCGATGGCCACCGGGACGAGCGCCTCGCTGAGCTGCCACAGCATCAGGAAGACCGCGCCCGGCAGGCAGGTGCGCCACCGGCGGCGCAGGCTGCGGAGCAGGATGGCGCCGCCGGTGGGCGGG contains the following coding sequences:
- a CDS encoding ABC transporter ATP-binding protein; protein product: MSGILPEAPARRAARRVAADLRPGWPYLVAVVVLGLVTAVAGLAGPWVVGRLVDTLSVKDSFAVVAGAAGVVVAAGVVSGLGTWLGQVFLSRALESAIARLREAVLSAGLSLDSRAVESTGRGDLVSRIADDSREVSAAATTVLPLVVQSLFTVVVSAGGMTAVDWRLGVIGLVAIPLYWSTLRAYLPRSGPLYRREREAFGVRTQRLLGGIGGVRTLRAYGAEATELRRIDGASARARGLSISVFRFVTWAFSRNNRAEAVVLVLLLGAGFLLVDAGAVTVGAVSTAALIFHRLFGPIGTLVGMFDQVQSAGASLVRMVGVIDAAGHAAPSGRFTPAPAEGLSLSGVHHSYDGDRAVVADVDLAVRPGEHVAVVGATGAGKSTVALIAAGLLTPVRGTVRLGGVPAPQVDPVCLRSFVAMVSQEVHCFRGSVLDNVRLARPEATDAEAHAALAAVGADRWVAGLVDGGDTVIGDGGHRLTPVQEQMLALARLQLADPRFVILDEATAESGSGGAERLDAAAAAVLAGRGALIVAHRLSQAAAADRVVVMDHGRIIEAGTHEQLSAGSGVYSKLWAAWQGGTEGR
- a CDS encoding ABC transporter ATP-binding protein, with the protein product MKDAVKPAATGTAPPTGGAILLRSLRRRWRTCLPGAVFLMLWQLSEALVPVAIGLIVDHAIGPRDARALLIGLLGMSALFVVLSFAYRFGSRALNRAAHHEAHDLRVEVATHAMTGTATGELVPGEVMSRSTADADKTVTVFDQLGMGASALAGFLGAAVYLLVTDWLIGLLVLVVTPVISVVMSRFGRGISLRSRDQQSATAEAGARAGDIMAGLRVLKGLGGEAWARENYRAASQDSARAAVGTASVTGKVAGIGELAVALTLGAVLLLAGWRVIDGDLGAGQLVGIVGVAVYLSEPIRLLGNTIALTAVAHGAATRIAEFLGRSDPRRAGTARIRRGAVTLGPPGTGTRVDLPVGGLCVLDVPDAATHDAVLAAIAGTAPGAVIDGRPAAEFAVGPAGGVVLAPHSADLFEGTLRSNITLTHDGNAPVDPAVLEASAAREVVDADPAGLDGGIREAGSNLSGGQRQRIALARALHADPVLLVLDDPTSAVDSVTDHAIAHGVRRLRAGRTTLVISDSPSFRAAADTVIELAGAGAEGRRP